Proteins from one Lachnospiraceae bacterium KGMB03038 genomic window:
- a CDS encoding ABC transporter ATP-binding protein has protein sequence MDKNYIIETKNLTKQYGSQKSVADLNIHVQKGRIYGLLGRNGAGKTTTMKMLLGLTKPTSGEVKIWGKSLQGNEKKLLPRIGSLIESPGFYPNLTATENLQIFATLRGIPNRHSIKNTLDLVGLPYKDKKLFSQYSLGMKQRLAIALAVMHDPELLILDEPINGLDPIGIAEVRSFIRELCDTKGKTILISSHILSEISLLADDIGIIDHGALLEEESLAELEQKSSKHIRFTLSDTAQAARILERTFHESHFSIQDDHNLRLHNLDLSVGKIVTAFVENGLEVSEAHTCEESLEDYFKRVTGGEGIA, from the coding sequence ATGGACAAAAATTATATCATTGAAACAAAAAATCTTACCAAACAGTACGGCTCACAAAAGAGTGTCGCTGACTTAAATATTCATGTGCAGAAAGGGAGAATTTACGGACTGCTTGGAAGAAACGGAGCCGGAAAAACGACCACTATGAAAATGCTACTTGGATTGACAAAGCCAACTTCCGGCGAAGTTAAAATATGGGGAAAGTCTTTGCAGGGGAATGAAAAGAAATTGTTGCCCCGTATCGGTAGTCTGATTGAGTCACCCGGTTTTTACCCTAATTTGACTGCTACGGAAAACTTACAAATTTTTGCTACCTTACGGGGCATACCCAACCGTCATTCAATTAAAAACACATTGGATTTGGTAGGATTGCCTTATAAAGACAAAAAACTGTTTTCCCAGTATTCTCTTGGTATGAAACAACGGCTTGCGATTGCACTTGCAGTTATGCACGACCCTGAACTTCTGATTTTAGATGAACCTATCAATGGGCTTGACCCGATTGGAATTGCAGAAGTACGTTCTTTTATTCGCGAGCTTTGCGATACAAAGGGAAAAACAATTTTAATTTCCAGTCATATCCTTTCGGAGATTTCTTTGCTAGCAGATGATATTGGAATTATCGACCATGGCGCACTATTGGAAGAAGAAAGTCTTGCGGAACTGGAACAAAAAAGCAGCAAACATATCCGATTTACTCTTTCTGATACCGCACAGGCAGCAAGAATTTTAGAGCGTACTTTCCATGAGAGTCATTTCTCTATACAGGACGACCACAATTTACGCTTGCATAATCTTGATTTGTCCGTAGGAAAAATCGTGACTGCTTTTGTAGAAAATGGATTGGAGGTATCAGAAGCCCATACTTGTGAAGAAAGTCTTGAAGATTACTTCAAGCGTGTGACAGGAGGCGAAGGAATTGCTTAA
- a CDS encoding HAMP domain-containing histidine kinase: MEAVIFLSIIIALFSILVSCFAIRRVKKQIAEITDALIDVKNGNGNRRILSATNELVAPLAYEINEIVVSYESRLSTVRQTEETNRQLMTSLSHDVRTPLTTLIGYLDAAHKGIVTGKDRDDYIETARRKAHDLKEYIDVLFDWFKLNSNEFAMDINIVEAAELTRNILIDWIPIFEDKQIDYNIDIPEQPFRVKLDTDGYMRILNNLIQNVISHSHADKIEIILSKQEKNMQIRLADNGIGIEKEDLKHIFERLYKCDKGRSEKGSGLGLSIAHQLVEKMNGTITANSTQGTGTEFTLLFPLAN, translated from the coding sequence ATGGAAGCAGTCATTTTTCTATCCATAATAATTGCACTTTTCTCTATTCTTGTTTCCTGCTTTGCTATTCGACGTGTTAAAAAACAGATAGCCGAGATAACAGACGCATTGATTGATGTAAAAAACGGAAATGGAAACAGACGTATTTTATCTGCAACAAATGAACTGGTAGCCCCTCTTGCCTATGAAATAAATGAGATTGTTGTGTCTTATGAGAGCAGGCTTTCTACTGTCCGGCAGACAGAAGAAACAAACCGACAGCTTATGACAAGTCTTTCCCATGATGTTCGGACACCGCTTACAACGCTTATTGGGTATCTTGACGCTGCACATAAAGGAATTGTTACAGGAAAAGACAGGGACGACTATATCGAAACAGCCCGCCGCAAAGCTCACGATTTGAAAGAATATATTGATGTTCTTTTTGACTGGTTCAAATTAAATTCTAATGAGTTTGCTATGGATATAAATATTGTTGAAGCTGCGGAGCTGACACGAAATATCTTGATTGACTGGATACCCATATTTGAAGATAAGCAGATAGATTACAATATTGATATTCCCGAACAGCCTTTCCGGGTAAAACTTGATACGGACGGCTATATGCGGATATTGAACAATCTTATTCAGAATGTAATTTCTCACAGTCATGCGGATAAAATAGAAATAATCCTATCAAAGCAGGAAAAAAATATGCAAATCCGATTAGCAGATAATGGAATAGGGATTGAAAAAGAAGATTTGAAGCATATTTTTGAACGGCTCTATAAATGCGATAAGGGACGGTCTGAAAAAGGCAGCGGTCTTGGGCTTTCTATCGCACACCAACTTGTAGAAAAAATGAACGGCACAATAACAGCAAATAGCACACAGGGAACAGGAACGGAATTTACTTTGCTTTTTCCCTTAGCAAATTAA
- a CDS encoding response regulator transcription factor, with the protein MNKVLIIDDDKELCALIKRSVLSEDIEADFCNTGKEGLQKLKEREYQLVILDVMMPGMDGFETLEEIRKESSLPILMFTSKNDSASKVRGLRAGADDYLTKPFDMDELIARIVSLIRRYTRFNQQDGISQQLEFDGLKIDIENRSVTTENGTFELPPKEFDLLLYCAKNQGKILTKQQIYEEVWREEYFYDDSNIMAIISRLRKKLEVNPGSPKYIQTIKGIGYRFNKEV; encoded by the coding sequence ATGAATAAAGTTTTGATTATAGATGATGATAAGGAACTTTGTGCGCTGATTAAACGCAGCGTGCTATCAGAAGATATAGAAGCTGATTTTTGTAATACGGGAAAAGAGGGATTACAAAAATTAAAAGAGAGAGAATATCAACTTGTGATACTGGACGTTATGATGCCTGGTATGGACGGATTTGAAACATTGGAAGAAATTAGAAAAGAAAGCAGCCTGCCGATTTTGATGTTTACATCAAAAAATGACAGTGCTTCTAAAGTACGCGGTTTAAGGGCAGGAGCTGATGATTATTTGACAAAACCTTTTGACATGGACGAACTGATAGCCCGTATCGTTTCCCTTATACGCCGTTATACCCGTTTCAATCAACAGGACGGAATATCACAGCAACTTGAATTTGACGGGTTGAAAATTGATATTGAAAATCGTTCTGTTACTACGGAAAATGGAACTTTTGAATTGCCTCCAAAAGAATTTGACTTACTCTTATACTGCGCGAAAAATCAAGGGAAAATTCTGACAAAGCAACAGATTTATGAAGAAGTGTGGAGAGAGGAATATTTCTATGATGACAGCAACATTATGGCGATTATCAGCCGACTTCGCAAGAAATTAGAGGTAAATCCCGGAAGTCCAAAATATATTCAAACGATTAAAGGTATCGGTTATCGTTTTAACAAGGAGGTTTGA
- a CDS encoding helix-turn-helix domain-containing protein has translation MIRFSERTGVVMEYMSCPEAAKKWGISERRVQILCREKRIQGVSKLGYMWLIPKDAEKPIDGRTKQGKELYHE, from the coding sequence ATGATAAGATTTTCAGAAAGGACGGGTGTTGTTATGGAATATATGTCTTGCCCCGAAGCAGCAAAGAAGTGGGGAATTTCTGAAAGGCGGGTACAGATACTTTGCAGGGAGAAACGCATACAGGGTGTTTCAAAACTTGGGTATATGTGGTTGATACCAAAAGACGCGGAAAAACCGATTGACGGTAGAACCAAACAAGGAAAGGAGCTATACCATGAATAA
- a CDS encoding helix-turn-helix transcriptional regulator, protein MAKRPVEKYDFKAFGEAIKAARTGRKESRKQVSDEMYISPRYLANIENKGQHPSLQIFFELMLRYNISVDQFLLDTPTQKDTKRRQLDALLDDMSDNGIRIVTATAKEISEVEKEDK, encoded by the coding sequence ATGGCAAAAAGACCGGTAGAAAAATATGACTTCAAGGCATTTGGAGAAGCTATAAAAGCTGCGCGGACGGGGCGCAAAGAAAGCCGCAAACAGGTAAGTGATGAAATGTATATTTCTCCTCGCTATCTTGCAAATATCGAAAACAAAGGACAGCACCCCAGTCTGCAAATCTTTTTTGAGCTTATGCTTCGTTACAATATATCCGTAGACCAGTTTCTTTTAGATACGCCCACCCAAAAAGATACAAAGCGGCGGCAGCTCGACGCTCTCCTTGATGATATGAGCGATAATGGCATACGGATTGTAACGGCAACTGCAAAAGAAATTTCAGAAGTCGAAAAAGAGGACAAATAA
- a CDS encoding MobC family plasmid mobilization relaxosome protein: MNGRKRKVQIKFYVTEEERALIEQKMKLVPTRNMAAYLRKIAIDGYIIQTDHSDIKAMTAEIQKIGVNINQIAKRVNATGSVYQEDIEEIKGVLAEIWRLQRLSLLKAR, encoded by the coding sequence ATGAATGGACGCAAAAGAAAAGTACAAATCAAATTCTATGTAACAGAGGAAGAACGGGCATTGATTGAGCAGAAAATGAAGCTCGTCCCCACCCGGAACATGGCGGCGTATCTTCGCAAGATTGCCATTGACGGGTATATCATTCAGACAGACCATAGCGACATAAAAGCCATGACAGCGGAGATACAGAAAATCGGGGTCAATATCAATCAGATTGCAAAGCGTGTCAACGCGACAGGCAGCGTCTACCAAGAGGACATAGAGGAAATAAAGGGGGTGCTTGCGGAGATATGGCGGTTACAAAGATTAAGCCTATTAAAAGCACGTTGA
- a CDS encoding endonuclease translates to MAVTKIKPIKSTLSKALDYIQNPDKTDGKTLVSSFGCSYETADIEFGFTLAQAIEKGNNLAHHLIQSFEPGEVDYEKAHEIGKQLADAVTKGQHEYVLTTHIDKGHIHNHIIFCAVNFVDYHKYNSNKRSYYGIRNMSDKLCRENGLSVVVPGKGSKGKSYAEYQAEKVGASWKGKLKITVDTLIPQVASFEELLQRLQAAGYEIKPGKYISCRAPGQERFTRLKTLGADYTEEAIKERIEGKRTKAAKAPKEQRGVSLLIDIENSIKAAQSRGYEQWAKIHNLKLAAKTMNFLTEHKIEQYADLVSRIEEVNAENEKTADALKSVEKRLANMAVLMKHVTTYQKTKPVYEAYRRAKDKDAYRAKQESSLILHEAAAKALKTAGVSKLPNVAALQVDYEKLREQKEALYADYGKLKKQVKEYDVIKQNIDSILRQPREPEREKGKERGE, encoded by the coding sequence ATGGCGGTTACAAAGATTAAGCCTATTAAAAGCACGTTGAGCAAAGCCCTTGACTATATCCAAAACCCGGATAAAACAGACGGGAAAACGCTTGTGTCCTCCTTTGGGTGCAGCTATGAAACGGCAGATATTGAGTTTGGATTTACGCTTGCACAAGCCATAGAGAAAGGGAACAATCTCGCCCACCATTTGATACAGTCCTTTGAGCCGGGGGAAGTGGATTATGAGAAAGCCCACGAAATCGGGAAACAGCTTGCCGACGCGGTAACAAAGGGACAGCATGAATACGTCTTAACTACCCACATAGACAAAGGGCATATCCATAACCATATCATTTTTTGTGCGGTCAATTTTGTTGACTACCACAAATACAATTCCAATAAACGCAGCTACTATGGCATACGGAACATGAGCGATAAGCTGTGCCGGGAAAACGGGCTGTCCGTTGTCGTTCCGGGTAAGGGCAGCAAGGGAAAAAGCTATGCAGAATATCAAGCGGAAAAGGTCGGTGCAAGTTGGAAAGGCAAGCTGAAAATTACCGTTGATACGCTTATCCCCCAAGTGGCAAGTTTTGAAGAATTGTTGCAGCGGTTACAGGCAGCGGGCTATGAGATAAAGCCGGGAAAATATATCTCCTGCCGCGCTCCGGGACAGGAACGGTTTACCCGCTTAAAAACCCTCGGTGCAGATTATACAGAGGAAGCAATCAAAGAACGGATAGAGGGCAAGCGCACAAAGGCGGCGAAAGCTCCCAAAGAGCAGCGCGGCGTATCGCTGCTTATTGACATTGAAAACAGTATCAAGGCAGCGCAGAGCCGGGGCTATGAACAGTGGGCGAAAATCCATAATCTGAAACTGGCTGCAAAGACTATGAATTTCTTGACAGAACATAAGATTGAGCAGTACGCAGATTTAGTCAGCCGGATTGAGGAAGTAAATGCGGAAAATGAAAAGACAGCAGACGCATTAAAGAGCGTGGAGAAACGTCTTGCAAACATGGCGGTGCTGATGAAGCACGTTACCACCTACCAAAAGACAAAACCTGTCTATGAAGCATACCGCAGGGCAAAGGATAAGGACGCATACCGGGCAAAGCAGGAAAGCAGTCTGATACTCCATGAAGCAGCGGCAAAGGCACTAAAAACGGCGGGCGTTTCCAAGCTCCCGAATGTCGCCGCGCTACAAGTAGACTATGAAAAGCTCCGGGAACAGAAAGAAGCCCTTTACGCGGACTATGGCAAACTGAAAAAACAGGTCAAAGAGTACGACGTTATCAAACAGAACATAGACAGCATTTTACGGCAGCCAAGAGAGCCGGAACGGGAAAAAGGGAAAGAACGCGGGGAGTAG
- a CDS encoding helix-turn-helix domain-containing protein, giving the protein MEQEMPDYETICAAVVGEKWALEKVLDCYGDEINRLAMVKKCQPDGTIKEEIDEDLRQTLIMKLLEAIPQFPMEKE; this is encoded by the coding sequence ATGGAACAGGAAATGCCGGACTATGAAACGATATGCGCTGCCGTTGTGGGCGAAAAATGGGCGTTGGAAAAGGTGCTTGATTGTTACGGCGACGAAATCAACCGCCTTGCAATGGTAAAAAAGTGTCAGCCGGACGGGACTATCAAAGAGGAAATCGACGAAGATTTACGGCAAACACTCATAATGAAACTGTTAGAAGCTATCCCACAATTTCCAATGGAAAAGGAGTGA
- a CDS encoding nuclear transport factor 2 family protein, with the protein MNERERIIHLWFDMWLKQQDLGIDSIFTEDVIYTESWSPKYESRKTVKHWFDEWNTRGKVLVWDIKQFFHKENQTIVEWYFKNKMNNGNIEEFDGISLIVWTENNKIMELKEFGCNLNTYNPYAQNDMPQFRDEKTKWF; encoded by the coding sequence ATGAATGAAAGAGAAAGAATTATTCATTTATGGTTTGATATGTGGCTAAAACAACAAGATTTAGGGATTGATAGTATTTTTACAGAAGATGTGATTTACACTGAAAGTTGGAGTCCTAAGTATGAAAGTCGAAAAACAGTAAAACATTGGTTTGATGAATGGAATACTCGTGGAAAAGTCTTAGTGTGGGATATTAAACAATTTTTTCATAAGGAAAATCAAACTATTGTAGAATGGTATTTCAAAAACAAAATGAATAATGGTAATATTGAAGAATTTGACGGAATTTCTTTAATAGTATGGACGGAAAATAACAAAATAATGGAGTTGAAAGAATTTGGTTGTAATCTCAATACCTATAATCCATACGCCCAAAATGATATGCCACAATTCAGAGATGAAAAAACAAAGTGGTTTTGA
- a CDS encoding conjugal transfer protein, translating to MTGLKRLTPPQSRKVNSLVKKECCNCDNGHCILLDDGEECVCPQLISYSLLCKWFQTAVLPFDKLLYAELFKTEDKKRCTECGASFASTSNSVKYCPDCRKRITRRQAAERMRKRRALVTQ from the coding sequence ATGACCGGGCTAAAGCGGCTTACGCCGCCCCAAAGCCGGAAAGTCAACAGCCTTGTAAAAAAGGAGTGCTGCAACTGCGATAACGGACACTGTATTTTACTGGACGACGGGGAGGAATGTGTCTGCCCGCAGCTTATTTCCTATTCTCTTCTATGCAAATGGTTTCAGACCGCCGTACTTCCCTTTGATAAGCTGCTGTATGCAGAGCTTTTCAAGACCGAGGATAAAAAGCGTTGTACCGAGTGCGGAGCTTCTTTTGCGTCCACCTCTAACAGCGTCAAATACTGCCCGGACTGCCGGAAGCGTATTACCCGCAGACAGGCAGCGGAGCGCATGAGGAAACGACGCGCCCTTGTTACGCAGTAG
- a CDS encoding conjugal transfer protein has translation MIRLTVEETNLLSIYNEGGKRGLMENINAALPFMDEDMRELAKRTLAKIAPLTENEYTELAIFAADEV, from the coding sequence ATGATTAGACTGACCGTTGAAGAAACAAACCTGTTGAGCATTTACAATGAGGGCGGTAAGCGCGGGCTTATGGAGAACATCAACGCTGCGCTGCCGTTTATGGACGAGGATATGCGGGAACTGGCGAAGCGCACCCTTGCGAAAATTGCACCTCTGACAGAAAATGAGTATACGGAGCTTGCCATTTTCGCCGCTGATGAGGTATGA
- a CDS encoding DUF4316 domain-containing protein produces MASLRDTVKDYQEELRDGIAWVAFWKTGRSWNAEYFHLEMSDILYPEDRSRMEEIKQADPAAVVVNGYYSGYLGEDRNLDELTAGVRRHYENGYSNIGEFIEAHDDRLPPELIEEARAAAHAAGLPFSEKAYRDGEEPDPYLFDGSMSMEDYELMHRMIEKERSEHMEQPILSGYLSNLGKYTEGRPAGEWVSFPTTAEHLKEVFDRIGIDGKNYGELHITEYQSSIAGLAGKLTELESLDELNYLSELLKMQFDDDREKFVAAMAYGDHTRDLQDIINLAQNLDCYWLYPSVQSEEDYGHYLIEELDELELPEEAKKYFMYEEYGRDAAINDGGRFTEQGYIYNNRNTFTEWYDGRDVPEEYRVTPQPPVQEKEQADLDASAAIPTTATEQPPVLPIILSSEKPADKMKEITDRLEQGILGLYESDRYADYLRTMSKFHDYSLNNTILIAMQGGNLVKGYKQWEKEFDRHVKPGEKAIKILAPSPFTVKKQVEKIDPDTQKPVFDKDGKPVTEEKEIKIPAFRVVSVFDISQTEGKELPALTYELTGNVEQYKDFFAALEKTSPFAMGFEALSGGVKGRCNYEEKRIIINEGMDELQNIKTAIHEIAHATLHDTALAMPERPDRRTREVQAESVAYAVCQHYGLDTSDYSFGYIAGWSSGKELAELKGSLETIRSTAANLIDTIDGHFAAIQKAQDKEQTTEQAQPAQEATKQPEAEAATPELPEETAPVQEKETQPEQAAPAAPYYPINEAAAKRAKDMNSFSDYKQGSATAEYRHYVDEAVQIAERQKQRVDPMYHEKIDSLLDTYARKLAANMNKGYEIDARVPSILIAGGSNFPTRKKEKQNAARDSNYREWQDIQGLLDKIRSTGMGGISADDPQAVQKLEKKLESLEKSQETMKAVNAYYRKHKTLDGCPHLPPEELEKLKADMASSWHLEDKPFATWALSNNSAEIRRVKDRIKSLSQQKEIGFVGWKFDGGKVEANTEANRLQIFFEDKPDEATREALKSNGFRWSPKAGAWQRQLTSNAYYAADYVKAIVPLTGEKPTELQRAHIRAQKVDAQEQPEQEAPQDKDTFSIYQIKGGDETRDLRFEPYDRLTATGHRVDAKNYTLVYSAELTPGTSLEDIYTRFNIDHPKDFKGHSLSVSDVVVLHQNGQDTAHYVDSFGYKEVPEFFKEQENALIPADLETGETIKTPRGTFYVTAMSREQMEAAGYGLHHQSDDGKYLIMGNGTRAFAVPVQPENYLKAAEQTTEQNYNMIDGQINNTPTTAELEAKVKAGETISLVDLAEAVKADKERGKAAKTEKKPSIRAQLRADKEKTAQKKAAKSKNHELEV; encoded by the coding sequence ATGGCAAGTTTACGGGACACCGTAAAGGACTATCAAGAAGAATTAAGGGACGGTATCGCTTGGGTGGCGTTTTGGAAAACGGGACGCTCTTGGAACGCAGAATATTTCCACCTTGAAATGAGCGATATTCTCTACCCGGAGGACAGAAGCCGCATGGAAGAAATCAAACAGGCTGACCCTGCCGCCGTTGTGGTAAACGGCTATTACTCCGGCTATCTTGGCGAGGATAGGAACCTTGACGAGCTGACCGCCGGGGTGCGCCGCCACTACGAAAACGGATATAGCAATATCGGGGAATTTATCGAAGCCCACGACGACAGGCTGCCGCCGGAGCTTATCGAGGAAGCAAGAGCCGCCGCCCACGCTGCGGGGCTGCCTTTCTCTGAAAAAGCCTACCGGGACGGCGAAGAACCCGACCCCTATCTATTTGACGGGAGCATGAGCATGGAGGACTACGAGCTTATGCACCGCATGATTGAGAAAGAAAGGAGCGAACACATGGAACAACCGATTTTAAGCGGGTATCTTTCTAATCTTGGAAAGTACACCGAGGGCAGACCTGCGGGCGAATGGGTATCATTCCCCACGACTGCCGAGCATTTGAAAGAAGTCTTTGACCGTATCGGCATAGACGGCAAAAACTACGGGGAGCTGCATATCACAGAATACCAGTCCTCTATTGCGGGACTGGCAGGAAAATTGACCGAGCTTGAAAGCCTTGACGAGCTGAACTATTTGAGCGAACTTTTGAAAATGCAGTTTGACGACGACAGGGAAAAATTTGTTGCAGCTATGGCATACGGCGACCATACAAGGGACTTGCAGGACATTATCAACCTTGCACAAAACCTTGATTGTTACTGGCTTTATCCGTCCGTACAGAGTGAGGAAGATTACGGGCATTATCTGATTGAAGAACTGGACGAGTTGGAGCTGCCCGAAGAAGCAAAAAAATATTTCATGTATGAGGAATACGGGCGGGACGCTGCTATCAATGACGGGGGCAGATTTACCGAGCAGGGCTATATCTACAATAACCGTAATACCTTTACAGAATGGTATGACGGGCGCGACGTGCCGGAGGAATACCGGGTAACGCCGCAGCCGCCAGTACAGGAAAAGGAACAGGCAGACCTTGACGCTTCCGCAGCTATACCGACCACCGCCACAGAGCAGCCCCCGGTTCTCCCGATTATCCTATCTTCTGAAAAGCCCGCTGACAAGATGAAAGAGATTACCGACCGACTGGAACAGGGGATTTTAGGACTGTATGAAAGCGACCGTTACGCCGACTATCTGCGTACTATGTCAAAATTCCATGATTACAGCCTTAACAATACAATCCTTATCGCCATGCAGGGCGGCAATCTTGTGAAAGGCTATAAACAATGGGAAAAGGAATTTGACCGCCATGTAAAGCCGGGAGAAAAAGCTATCAAGATACTTGCGCCGTCCCCGTTTACCGTTAAGAAACAGGTGGAAAAAATCGACCCGGACACCCAAAAGCCTGTTTTCGATAAGGACGGGAAACCTGTTACCGAGGAAAAGGAAATCAAGATACCCGCCTTTCGTGTGGTATCTGTCTTTGATATTTCACAGACCGAGGGAAAGGAGCTTCCTGCCCTTACCTATGAGCTGACGGGCAACGTGGAACAATACAAGGATTTTTTCGCTGCCCTTGAAAAGACTTCTCCCTTTGCTATGGGATTTGAAGCACTAAGCGGCGGCGTAAAAGGACGCTGCAATTATGAGGAAAAGCGTATCATCATCAACGAGGGCATGGACGAATTGCAGAATATCAAGACCGCAATCCATGAAATCGCCCACGCCACGCTGCATGATACTGCCCTTGCTATGCCGGAACGCCCCGACCGCCGTACCCGCGAGGTACAGGCGGAAAGCGTCGCCTATGCTGTCTGCCAACATTACGGGCTTGATACGTCGGACTATTCTTTTGGATATATCGCCGGGTGGAGCAGCGGAAAAGAACTTGCAGAACTGAAAGGCTCTCTTGAAACAATCCGCAGCACCGCCGCAAATCTGATTGATACCATAGACGGACATTTTGCAGCAATCCAAAAGGCACAGGATAAGGAACAGACCACCGAACAGGCGCAGCCCGCACAGGAAGCTACCAAACAGCCCGAAGCAGAAGCCGCCACGCCGGAGCTTCCCGAAGAAACAGCCCCGGTACAGGAAAAAGAAACACAGCCGGAACAGGCTGCACCCGCCGCCCCTTATTATCCTATCAATGAAGCTGCCGCCAAACGTGCAAAGGATATGAACAGCTTTTCCGATTATAAGCAAGGCAGCGCGACGGCTGAATACAGGCATTATGTAGATGAAGCCGTACAAATCGCAGAAAGGCAAAAACAGCGGGTAGACCCGATGTACCATGAGAAAATCGACAGCCTGCTTGACACCTATGCCCGGAAACTGGCGGCGAACATGAATAAAGGCTATGAGATTGACGCGCGTGTTCCCTCTATCCTGATTGCGGGCGGCTCTAACTTCCCCACAAGGAAGAAAGAAAAGCAGAACGCAGCCCGCGACAGCAATTACCGGGAATGGCAGGACATACAAGGGCTTCTTGATAAAATCCGCAGTACCGGCATGGGCGGTATCAGCGCAGACGACCCGCAGGCAGTACAGAAGTTAGAAAAGAAACTGGAAAGCCTTGAAAAATCACAGGAAACCATGAAAGCCGTAAACGCCTATTACCGTAAGCATAAGACCCTTGACGGCTGCCCGCATTTACCGCCGGAGGAACTGGAAAAACTGAAAGCAGACATGGCGAGCAGTTGGCATTTGGAGGACAAGCCATTTGCGACTTGGGCGTTATCCAACAACAGTGCAGAAATCCGGCGCGTGAAAGACCGTATCAAATCTCTTTCACAGCAAAAAGAAATCGGTTTTGTGGGTTGGAAATTTGACGGCGGCAAGGTGGAAGCAAACACCGAAGCGAACCGACTGCAAATCTTCTTTGAGGATAAGCCGGACGAAGCCACGCGGGAAGCCCTAAAAAGTAATGGCTTCCGTTGGTCGCCCAAAGCAGGGGCATGGCAGCGGCAGCTTACCAGTAACGCCTATTATGCGGCTGATTATGTCAAGGCGATTGTACCCCTTACGGGGGAAAAGCCTACCGAGTTACAACGGGCGCATATCCGGGCGCAAAAGGTAGATGCACAGGAGCAGCCGGAACAGGAAGCCCCACAGGACAAAGACACCTTTTCCATTTATCAGATAAAAGGCGGGGACGAAACAAGAGATTTGCGCTTTGAACCTTACGACCGTCTGACTGCCACAGGACACCGGGTAGACGCGAAAAACTATACACTTGTCTATTCCGCAGAGCTTACGCCGGGGACTTCCCTTGAAGATATTTACACCCGCTTTAATATCGACCACCCGAAAGATTTTAAGGGACACAGCCTTTCCGTTTCCGACGTGGTGGTGCTTCATCAGAACGGGCAGGACACCGCCCACTATGTAGACAGCTTCGGTTATAAGGAAGTGCCGGAGTTTTTCAAGGAGCAGGAAAATGCCCTCATTCCCGCCGACTTGGAAACGGGCGAAACAATCAAAACACCGAGAGGGACTTTCTATGTAACCGCCATGAGCCGCGAGCAAATGGAAGCTGCCGGATATGGATTGCACCACCAGTCCGACGACGGAAAATATCTGATTATGGGGAACGGCACTAGGGCTTTTGCTGTTCCCGTTCAGCCAGAGAACTATCTGAAAGCTGCCGAGCAGACCACAGAGCAAAACTACAACATGATTGACGGGCAGATAAACAACACCCCGACTACCGCAGAACTGGAAGCAAAGGTAAAGGCAGGAGAAACCATTTCCCTTGTTGACCTTGCGGAAGCTGTCAAGGCTGACAAGGAACGCGGCAAGGCAGCAAAAACGGAAAAGAAGCCCTCTATCCGGGCGCAGCTTAGAGCAGACAAAGAAAAAACCGCACAGAAAAAAGCGGCAAAATCAAAAAATCACGAATTGGAGGTATGA